One segment of Phycisphaerales bacterium DNA contains the following:
- a CDS encoding Clp protease N-terminal domain-containing protein: MAKGTTMFERFTDRARRTMALANRHAQRLNHTHIDAPHMLLGLLEEGSGVAMSALRSLNLDIRQAIRAAEAAAGPPGPTVVTLGKLPQTVPAKRIIEQAIEVARSLGHTYVGTEHICLAMLRDPAGVGVQVLGQQGVTFEGLRDEVVRQLGPSPTPESLPPGESAPGRAAGTPAWNVVALVLLALAVGWLVWRELTRP; this comes from the coding sequence ATGGCGAAGGGCACCACCATGTTCGAACGCTTCACGGACCGGGCGCGACGGACGATGGCACTGGCGAACCGGCACGCCCAGCGCCTCAACCACACGCATATCGACGCCCCCCACATGCTGCTCGGGCTGCTCGAGGAGGGCTCGGGCGTCGCGATGAGCGCTCTCCGCAGCCTCAACCTCGACATCAGGCAGGCGATCCGTGCGGCCGAGGCCGCCGCCGGGCCGCCCGGGCCAACGGTGGTCACGCTGGGCAAGCTCCCGCAGACCGTCCCCGCCAAACGCATCATCGAGCAGGCGATCGAGGTCGCGCGATCGCTGGGCCACACCTACGTCGGTACCGAGCACATCTGCCTCGCCATGTTGCGCGACCCCGCGGGCGTCGGGGTGCAGGTGCTCGGCCAACAGGGCGTCACTTTTGAGGGGCTGCGGGACGAAGTAGTTCGGCAGCTGGGACCTTCACCCACGCCCGAATCACTACCGCCGGGAGAGAGTGCACCGGGACGCGCCGCCGGCACTCCAGCCTGGAACGTCGTCGCGCTGGTGCTGCTCGCGCTCGCGGTGGGCTGGCTGGTG
- a CDS encoding DUF6321 domain-containing protein, translated as MSTLKDPRGGLTAAGRRWYREKFGMRLKPGVKKAARDMTLEEMRRKGSWAVRFYGRFGPLPPLVDAKGRPTRLALTAAAWGEKVPKTEAQARAIARKGRKLLAEYKRRKAIEGH; from the coding sequence ATGAGCACGCTCAAGGACCCCCGCGGCGGCCTCACCGCCGCGGGCCGCCGCTGGTACCGCGAGAAGTTCGGCATGCGCCTCAAGCCTGGGGTCAAGAAGGCGGCGCGCGATATGACGCTCGAGGAGATGCGGCGCAAGGGCAGCTGGGCCGTGCGGTTCTATGGGCGCTTCGGCCCGCTTCCGCCGCTGGTGGACGCCAAGGGCCGGCCCACGCGCCTGGCCCTCACCGCCGCGGCGTGGGGCGAGAAGGTGCCCAAAACCGAGGCCCAGGCGCGGGCCATCGCGCGGAAGGGCCGCAAGCTGCTGGCCGAGTACAAGCGGCGAAAAGCGATCGAAGGCCACTAA
- a CDS encoding glycosyltransferase family 2 protein — MRLHAIMIVRDEADIIGECMEHLLSWCDALHVYDTGSTDGTWDLVNDAARRDRRVNPLASEPVVPEGDTRGYLFSRVRHTFRAGDWVARVDADEFYHVSPREWLPAHVRPHESRVFAQMYEFVLTHAELASHERGEYVRAIDRALPVPERLNRCVIEPVVEPRFFRFRRNMHWAPTHGNPWNPGLPAVQRIPVRHYRWRSFEQMRSRCELRRAMAAISYHGVHWHKGWREWLWDDRDPRLLTWRPGDQLPRRNHTNHLSTGMRKVAQQLLYRSGLPHVLDVVRRPWPDGVKPRPLPQGTVVPRSGACVTA, encoded by the coding sequence ATGCGACTTCACGCCATCATGATCGTCCGAGATGAGGCCGACATCATCGGCGAGTGCATGGAGCACCTGCTGAGCTGGTGCGACGCCCTGCACGTCTACGACACCGGCTCGACCGACGGCACCTGGGACCTCGTGAACGATGCGGCGCGGCGCGACCGGCGCGTGAACCCGTTGGCCAGCGAGCCGGTGGTGCCCGAGGGCGACACCCGCGGGTACCTCTTCTCGCGCGTGCGGCACACCTTCAGGGCAGGCGACTGGGTGGCCCGCGTGGACGCGGATGAGTTCTACCACGTGTCGCCGCGGGAGTGGCTGCCGGCGCACGTGCGCCCGCACGAGTCCCGCGTGTTCGCGCAGATGTACGAGTTCGTGCTGACGCACGCGGAGCTGGCCTCACACGAGCGCGGCGAGTACGTGCGGGCCATCGACAGGGCCCTGCCTGTGCCAGAGCGGCTGAACCGCTGCGTGATTGAGCCGGTCGTCGAGCCGCGGTTCTTCCGCTTCCGCCGCAACATGCACTGGGCGCCGACGCACGGCAACCCATGGAACCCGGGCCTGCCAGCGGTGCAGCGCATCCCCGTTCGGCATTACCGGTGGAGGTCGTTCGAGCAGATGCGTAGCCGCTGCGAACTGCGGCGGGCAATGGCGGCGATCTCCTACCACGGCGTGCACTGGCACAAAGGTTGGCGCGAATGGCTGTGGGATGACCGCGACCCGCGCCTGCTGACATGGAGGCCCGGCGACCAGCTGCCGCGCCGCAATCACACAAACCACCTCTCAACGGGCATGCGGAAGGTGGCGCAGCAGCTGCTGTACCGCTCCGGGTTGCCGCACGTGCTGGATGTTGTGCGCAGGCCGTGGCCGGACGGCGTGAAGCCGCGTCCGTTGCCCCAAGGAACGGTCGTCCCGCGTTCGGGTGCGTGTGTGACCGCTTAG
- a CDS encoding [LysW]-lysine hydrolase translates to MSTLNTIPTSTTAGAAGATDPLLQGGAAGVMPAVPARFLEPSNNFATQLLTEMVSIPSLSGEEQHIATYLAQMMRSLGFQAHVDESGSAVGIAPFTAAAGEPTKDIVLLGHMDTVPGVVPIRREGDLLYGRGSVDAKGPLATFVVAAARAKLPAGVRLVVIGATDEEGVSSRGARFNATQFRPDLCIIGEPSHWDGVTLGYKGRLLVEYRLTRACSHSAGPGPSAPELVSSWWENVKRRVRELNGERTSPFEIVQATLRRINTSSDGLYDQVHAVVSFRIPLHVQPDQLTQICRDEAEHTDYPSEFLEPSHASAEVIADGPEVAYMGPRDTAVVRAFTTTIRQHGAKPHLRVKTGTSDMNIVGPIWKCPIVAYGPGDSRLDHTPNEHISISEYHRAIEVLTAVIERVAREV, encoded by the coding sequence ATGAGCACACTCAACACCATCCCTACCAGCACCACCGCCGGCGCTGCCGGTGCAACCGATCCTCTTTTGCAGGGGGGGGCGGCGGGTGTCATGCCCGCCGTCCCTGCCCGTTTTCTCGAGCCCTCCAACAACTTCGCGACGCAGCTGCTCACTGAAATGGTGAGCATCCCTTCGCTATCGGGTGAAGAGCAGCACATCGCGACATACCTCGCGCAGATGATGCGTTCGCTGGGGTTCCAGGCGCACGTGGATGAGTCGGGCTCGGCCGTGGGGATCGCGCCATTCACCGCAGCTGCGGGCGAGCCGACGAAGGACATCGTCCTGCTGGGCCACATGGACACCGTGCCCGGCGTGGTGCCGATCCGGCGCGAGGGCGATCTGCTGTATGGGCGCGGGTCGGTGGATGCCAAGGGACCGCTGGCGACGTTCGTTGTCGCGGCCGCGCGCGCGAAACTGCCGGCGGGCGTGCGCCTGGTCGTGATCGGCGCAACCGACGAGGAGGGCGTGTCCTCGCGCGGCGCCCGCTTCAACGCCACGCAGTTCCGGCCCGACCTGTGCATCATCGGCGAGCCCAGCCATTGGGACGGCGTCACGCTCGGGTACAAAGGCCGCCTTCTGGTGGAGTACCGCCTCACCCGCGCCTGCTCGCACTCCGCCGGCCCGGGTCCCTCCGCTCCCGAGCTCGTGTCGTCGTGGTGGGAGAACGTGAAGCGCCGCGTGCGCGAGCTCAACGGCGAGCGCACCAGCCCATTCGAGATCGTCCAGGCCACGCTCCGCCGGATCAACACCAGCAGCGACGGCCTGTACGACCAGGTCCATGCTGTGGTCAGCTTCCGCATCCCGCTGCATGTGCAGCCCGATCAGCTCACGCAGATCTGCCGCGACGAGGCCGAGCACACCGACTACCCCAGCGAGTTTCTGGAGCCCAGCCACGCGAGCGCGGAGGTCATCGCCGACGGCCCCGAGGTTGCCTACATGGGGCCGCGCGACACCGCGGTGGTGCGTGCCTTCACCACGACCATCCGCCAGCACGGGGCCAAGCCGCACCTGCGCGTCAAGACCGGCACGAGCGACATGAACATCGTCGGCCCGATCTGGAAGTGCCCGATCGTCGCCTATGGCCCGGGCGACTCGCGCCTCGACCACACGCCCAACGAGCACATCTCCATCAGTGAGTACCACCGGGCCATCGAGGTGCTCACGGCCGTGATCGAGAGGGTGGCGCGGGAGGTGTGA
- a CDS encoding [LysW]-aminoadipate kinase, whose protein sequence is MTTTNHITVVKLGGAEGTNLGAFAADAAALIKAGHALVIVHGGSHDTNTLSEALGHPPQFVTSPSGHTSRRTDRRTLEIFQMACRGKMNQQLVEHLQRHGVNAVGLSGLDGRTWQGTRKDAIRIVEEGRTRILRDDFTGTVDTVNTDLLRMLLGAGYTPVLSPPAISTNDEPINVDADRAAAKTAAALGANTLLLLSNVAGLMRSFPDESTVIREVKRSAIEQASEYAQGRMKKKVLGAAEALEEGVARVILGDARVESPITKALAGAGTVIQ, encoded by the coding sequence ATGACCACAACGAACCACATCACCGTTGTCAAGCTCGGCGGCGCCGAGGGCACCAACCTGGGCGCGTTCGCCGCCGACGCCGCGGCCCTCATCAAGGCCGGGCACGCCTTGGTCATCGTCCACGGCGGTTCGCACGATACCAACACGCTTTCCGAGGCACTGGGCCACCCGCCGCAGTTCGTGACCTCCCCGTCCGGCCACACCAGCCGGCGCACGGACCGGCGCACACTGGAGATCTTCCAGATGGCCTGCCGCGGCAAGATGAACCAGCAGCTCGTGGAGCACCTGCAGCGCCACGGCGTCAACGCGGTTGGCCTCTCCGGCCTCGACGGGCGCACGTGGCAGGGCACGCGCAAGGACGCGATCCGCATCGTCGAGGAAGGCCGCACCCGAATCCTCCGCGACGACTTCACCGGCACCGTTGACACCGTCAATACCGACCTGCTCCGCATGCTGCTGGGCGCGGGGTACACGCCGGTGCTGTCCCCCCCGGCGATCTCGACCAACGACGAGCCGATCAACGTCGATGCGGACCGCGCGGCCGCGAAGACCGCGGCGGCGCTGGGCGCCAACACGCTGCTGCTGCTGTCCAACGTTGCGGGGCTGATGAGGTCCTTCCCCGACGAGTCCACCGTCATCCGCGAGGTGAAGCGGAGCGCCATCGAGCAGGCGAGCGAGTACGCCCAGGGCCGCATGAAGAAGAAGGTGCTTGGCGCGGCCGAGGCGCTCGAGGAGGGCGTCGCCCGCGTCATCCTCGGCGATGCTCGCGTGGAGTCGCCGATCACCAAGGCCCTGGCGGGCGCGGGGACCGTCATCCAATGA
- the argC gene encoding N-acetyl-gamma-glutamyl-phosphate reductase, producing the protein MTSTQTKLRASIVGGSGYGGGEVLRLLLDHPHIEVAQVTSRQQAGNFVTSSHPNLRGRTDLEFVTPDQLTPCDVLFLCLPHGEASKKIEQYTKLAPRIVDLSADFRIKDPVAYQKWYGEPHPAPQWLDRSVYGLPEIHRERLKGAKLASGVGCNATAVNLALLPLARKGLIRSAIVDLKVGSSEGGNAVNPGSHHPERSGAVRSFAPTGHRHQAEVRQELGEFDLHMSITSVELVRGVLCTAHVFLTQDLQEKDIWKLYREAYRAEPFVRIVKEKQGIHRFPEPKFLAGTNYCDVGFERDPDTGRLVVISAIDNLMKGAAGSAVQCMNLMCGFEERTALTFSGLHPI; encoded by the coding sequence GTGACGAGTACACAAACAAAGCTCCGCGCCTCCATCGTCGGCGGCTCCGGTTACGGCGGCGGCGAGGTCCTGCGCCTGCTGCTCGACCACCCGCATATCGAGGTCGCGCAGGTCACCAGCCGCCAGCAGGCCGGCAACTTCGTGACCTCCTCGCATCCCAACCTCCGCGGGCGGACCGACCTCGAGTTCGTCACGCCGGACCAGCTCACGCCGTGCGACGTGCTCTTCCTCTGCCTCCCTCATGGCGAGGCCAGCAAGAAGATCGAGCAGTACACCAAGCTCGCGCCGCGGATCGTCGACCTCTCCGCGGACTTCCGTATCAAGGACCCAGTGGCGTACCAGAAGTGGTACGGCGAGCCGCACCCCGCGCCGCAGTGGCTGGACCGCAGCGTGTACGGCCTGCCCGAGATCCACCGCGAGCGGCTGAAGGGCGCGAAGCTGGCGAGCGGCGTGGGCTGCAACGCCACCGCCGTGAACCTCGCGCTGCTGCCGCTGGCCCGCAAGGGCCTGATCCGCAGCGCGATCGTGGACCTCAAGGTCGGGTCGAGCGAGGGCGGCAACGCCGTGAACCCCGGCAGCCACCACCCCGAGCGCAGCGGCGCGGTCCGCTCCTTCGCGCCCACGGGCCACCGCCACCAGGCCGAGGTCCGCCAGGAGCTGGGCGAGTTTGACCTGCACATGTCCATCACCAGCGTCGAGCTCGTCCGCGGCGTGCTCTGCACCGCGCACGTGTTCCTCACGCAGGACCTCCAGGAGAAGGACATCTGGAAGCTCTACCGCGAGGCGTACCGGGCCGAGCCGTTCGTACGGATCGTGAAGGAGAAGCAGGGCATCCACCGCTTCCCCGAGCCCAAGTTCCTCGCGGGCACCAACTACTGCGACGTGGGCTTCGAGCGCGACCCGGACACCGGCCGCCTCGTCGTGATCTCCGCGATCGACAACCTGATGAAGGGCGCGGCCGGCTCCGCCGTGCAGTGCATGAACCTGATGTGCGGCTTCGAGGAGCGGACCGCGCTGACGTTCTCCGGCCTCCACCCGATCTGA
- the lysX gene encoding lysine biosynthesis protein LysX: MNIAFLYSRIRVEERLLIDELTRRGIPHELIDVRTAIFDIHDTAAWQRFDVVFERCISQTQATTVIRCFERMGIPCVNPSAVIEACGDKLVTSLALARAGIPTPRVKVAVEPESALEAIEQMGYPCVLKPTVGSWGRLLARVNDREAAEAIVEHKSTLGSVQHGVFYIQEYVDKPGRDLRVFMVGDEAIAAICRNSKHWITNTARGGQASAHTVTPELADICRRAARAVGGGVLAIDLLECPRRGLLVSEINHTMEFRNSIEPTGVDIPGRMIDFVLERARSASEGLPSVIAEAKPAAGVLS, encoded by the coding sequence ATGAACATCGCCTTCCTCTACTCCCGCATCCGCGTCGAAGAACGTCTCCTCATCGACGAGCTCACCCGCCGCGGCATCCCGCATGAGCTGATCGACGTCCGCACCGCGATCTTCGACATCCACGACACCGCCGCGTGGCAGCGCTTCGACGTTGTCTTTGAGCGCTGCATCAGCCAGACGCAGGCCACCACGGTCATCCGCTGCTTCGAGCGCATGGGTATCCCCTGCGTCAACCCCAGCGCGGTGATCGAGGCCTGCGGTGACAAGCTCGTCACCTCCCTCGCCCTCGCCCGCGCCGGCATCCCGACGCCCCGCGTGAAGGTGGCCGTGGAGCCCGAGTCGGCTCTCGAGGCCATCGAGCAGATGGGCTACCCGTGCGTGCTCAAGCCGACCGTGGGCAGCTGGGGCCGCCTGCTCGCCCGCGTGAACGACCGCGAGGCCGCGGAGGCGATCGTCGAGCACAAGTCGACCTTGGGTTCGGTGCAGCACGGCGTCTTCTACATCCAGGAGTACGTCGACAAGCCGGGGCGCGACCTCCGCGTGTTCATGGTGGGCGACGAGGCGATCGCCGCGATCTGCCGCAACAGCAAGCACTGGATCACCAACACCGCCCGCGGCGGCCAGGCCTCGGCGCACACCGTCACGCCCGAACTCGCCGACATCTGCCGGCGGGCCGCGCGTGCGGTCGGCGGCGGCGTCCTCGCCATCGACCTGCTCGAGTGCCCCCGGCGCGGGCTGCTCGTCTCCGAGATCAACCACACCATGGAGTTCCGCAACTCCATCGAGCCCACCGGCGTGGACATCCCGGGCCGGATGATCGACTTCGTTCTTGAACGAGCCCGAAGCGCTAGCGAGGGTCTTCCTTCTGTGATCGCTGAAGCCAAGCCTGCCGCCGGAGTCCTTTCGTGA
- the lysW gene encoding lysine biosynthesis protein LysW codes for MSTTATNSTCPECAADVTFTRAPLQGEVVRCKECKAELEVTNTAPVELTLAPQVEEDWGE; via the coding sequence ATGAGCACGACTGCCACCAACTCCACCTGCCCCGAATGCGCCGCCGACGTCACCTTCACCCGCGCCCCGCTCCAGGGCGAGGTCGTCCGCTGCAAGGAGTGCAAGGCCGAACTCGAGGTCACCAACACCGCCCCCGTCGAGCTCACCCTCGCCCCGCAGGTCGAGGAGGACTGGGGCGAGTAA
- a CDS encoding thioredoxin domain-containing protein, which yields MPNEQPRPSTGVVMLGTLLLLAAITASGMMVLRHFLKVELPGCGAGSPCDAAAASRWGTVPVLNLPTSFVGLAFFTALLIAWTGSHGALSTASRTLARLGALVSLAFLAIIAVEKLACPYCLIAHACNLFFVALAEFGTRRARTSAHTPFITAAAVGIAALATMGVADHRAKKEAQAKAEQALAESTRQMTQPRPPAAPAQPTDTPAAPTNTAKGFSGRYAWGPEKAPVRIVMYTDYQCPDCKRIEGELAELQSNPSIAVIIKHFPLCSACNPKAPNLHPNGCWAARAAQAAGILQGDEGFWKMHYWLFSQGGSFTDASLPPALQQLGFDPRQFQQVMQSQETLDRVKADVQEGYDRGLFFTPLIYINGVELKGWNAPNALTRAVTAVLASNPEPRSFADDAMPSALDKYMSDWRESPVRQLPTALMQRALGPADAPVTVVVFGDYMEPGTQEADGVLRLFATGPTSKIRYSFAHFPVNSDCNPAVPNMKKFDSCRAALAAEAAQMMGGDEAFWKVHDWMMLSKGIINNDSLGAAASLLDTDPATLSAAMQNPTPAATIQAHARAGQSLGLTSIPMIFINGKHVPRFKLDNENLLPRMIDEAASRP from the coding sequence ATGCCCAACGAGCAACCCAGGCCCTCGACCGGCGTCGTCATGCTCGGCACGCTCCTGCTCCTCGCCGCTATCACCGCCTCCGGCATGATGGTGCTCCGCCACTTCCTCAAGGTTGAGCTCCCCGGCTGCGGCGCCGGTTCCCCCTGCGACGCCGCGGCCGCGAGCCGCTGGGGCACTGTCCCCGTGCTCAACCTCCCGACCTCGTTCGTCGGCCTCGCCTTCTTCACCGCCCTCCTCATCGCCTGGACCGGCAGCCACGGCGCCCTCAGCACCGCCTCCCGCACCCTCGCGAGGCTCGGCGCCCTCGTGAGCCTCGCCTTCCTCGCCATCATCGCAGTCGAGAAGCTCGCCTGCCCCTACTGCCTCATCGCCCACGCCTGCAATCTCTTCTTCGTCGCCCTCGCCGAGTTCGGGACCCGGCGCGCCCGCACCTCCGCACACACGCCCTTCATCACCGCCGCGGCCGTCGGCATCGCGGCCCTCGCCACCATGGGCGTCGCCGACCACCGCGCCAAGAAAGAAGCCCAGGCCAAGGCCGAGCAGGCCCTTGCCGAGTCCACCCGCCAGATGACCCAGCCGCGCCCGCCGGCCGCGCCCGCGCAGCCCACGGACACGCCGGCCGCACCCACGAATACCGCGAAGGGCTTCTCCGGCCGCTACGCGTGGGGACCCGAGAAGGCGCCGGTCCGCATCGTGATGTACACCGATTACCAGTGCCCCGACTGCAAGCGGATCGAGGGCGAACTCGCCGAGCTCCAGAGCAACCCGAGTATCGCCGTCATCATCAAGCACTTCCCGCTCTGCAGCGCCTGCAACCCCAAGGCCCCGAACCTGCACCCCAACGGCTGCTGGGCCGCGCGTGCCGCCCAGGCCGCCGGCATCCTGCAGGGTGACGAGGGCTTCTGGAAGATGCACTACTGGCTCTTCAGCCAGGGCGGCTCCTTCACCGACGCCTCGCTCCCGCCGGCCCTCCAGCAGCTGGGGTTTGACCCCCGCCAGTTCCAGCAGGTCATGCAATCGCAGGAGACCCTCGACCGCGTCAAGGCCGACGTGCAGGAGGGCTACGACCGCGGCCTCTTCTTCACGCCCCTGATCTACATCAACGGCGTCGAGCTCAAGGGCTGGAACGCGCCCAACGCGCTGACCCGCGCCGTCACCGCCGTGCTCGCCAGCAATCCCGAGCCCCGCAGTTTCGCCGATGACGCGATGCCCTCGGCACTCGACAAGTACATGTCCGACTGGCGCGAGTCGCCCGTGCGGCAACTGCCCACTGCGCTCATGCAGCGAGCCCTCGGCCCCGCCGACGCACCCGTCACCGTGGTCGTCTTCGGCGACTACATGGAGCCCGGCACGCAAGAGGCCGACGGTGTGCTCCGCCTCTTCGCCACCGGGCCCACCTCCAAGATCCGCTACAGCTTCGCCCACTTCCCCGTGAACAGCGACTGCAACCCCGCCGTCCCCAACATGAAGAAGTTCGACTCCTGCCGCGCCGCCCTCGCCGCCGAGGCCGCGCAGATGATGGGCGGCGACGAGGCCTTCTGGAAGGTCCACGACTGGATGATGCTCAGCAAGGGCATCATCAACAACGACTCCCTCGGCGCCGCGGCCTCGCTCCTGGATACCGACCCCGCCACCCTCTCCGCCGCGATGCAGAACCCCACCCCCGCCGCGACCATCCAGGCTCACGCCCGCGCCGGCCAATCCCTCGGCCTCACCAGCATCCCCATGATCTTCATCAACGGGAAGCACGTTCCGAGGTTCAAGCTCGACAACGAGAACCTCCTGCCCCGGATGATCGACGAGGCAGCCTCCAGGCCCTGA
- the nhaR gene encoding transcriptional activator NhaR, which yields MTPSSRLNYHHLLYFWTVAKEGSIAAACDVLHLSQPTISGQLRALEQSLGHRLLEKQGRGLALTEMGRTVFAYADEIFTIGAELGEVVRGRPASAQPSVRVGISDVLPKLMVYRMLAPAFAMPEAVRVSCFEGKPPDLLARLAVHDLDVVLGDAPVTPASGFRAFSHRLGESALGAFAAPTLARRLRPGFPGSLDRAPILVPTANTLARRSLDHWLAARSLRPDIIGEFEDSALVKVFGQSGRGVFFAPLAIEREIRQQYNVQLVGRIPDLREQFYAVTVERRIRHPAVEQITSAARERLSHNR from the coding sequence ATGACCCCCTCCAGCCGCCTCAACTACCACCACCTGCTCTACTTCTGGACCGTCGCTAAAGAGGGCTCCATCGCCGCCGCCTGCGACGTGCTCCACCTTTCCCAGCCCACCATCTCCGGCCAGCTCCGGGCCCTCGAGCAGTCGCTCGGCCACCGCCTGCTCGAGAAACAAGGCCGCGGCCTCGCCCTCACCGAAATGGGCCGCACCGTCTTCGCCTACGCCGACGAGATCTTCACCATCGGCGCCGAACTCGGAGAGGTCGTCCGCGGCCGCCCCGCATCCGCGCAGCCCTCCGTCCGCGTCGGCATCTCCGACGTCCTGCCCAAGCTCATGGTCTACCGCATGCTCGCGCCCGCGTTCGCCATGCCTGAGGCCGTCCGCGTCAGCTGCTTCGAGGGCAAGCCCCCCGACCTGCTCGCACGCCTGGCCGTGCACGACCTCGACGTCGTCCTCGGCGACGCCCCCGTCACCCCAGCCTCCGGCTTCCGCGCCTTCAGCCACCGCCTGGGCGAGTCGGCCCTCGGCGCCTTCGCCGCGCCCACCCTCGCCCGCCGCCTCCGCCCCGGGTTCCCCGGCTCCCTCGACCGCGCCCCGATCCTCGTACCGACCGCCAACACTCTTGCCCGCCGCTCGCTCGACCACTGGCTCGCCGCCCGCTCCCTCCGCCCCGACATCATCGGCGAGTTCGAGGACAGCGCCCTGGTCAAAGTTTTCGGCCAGTCCGGCCGCGGCGTCTTCTTCGCCCCGCTCGCTATCGAGCGCGAGATCCGTCAGCAGTACAACGTCCAGCTCGTCGGCCGCATCCCCGACCTCCGGGAGCAGTTCTACGCCGTCACGGTCGAGCGCCGCATCCGCCACCCCGCCGTCGAGCAGATCACCAGCGCCGCCCGCGAGCGCCTCTCCCACAACCGCTGA
- a CDS encoding HPF/RaiA family ribosome-associated protein yields MVITVQCADVQVTPSIREWAERRVAFALGQFAGHVRCVRIRVADQNGPRGGADQRCVMVAPVARLGPVSAEVTDADLYRAISRAADRLGRRVRALLDRERTARRYGLSDSTKRLGR; encoded by the coding sequence ATGGTGATCACGGTTCAGTGTGCGGACGTGCAGGTGACGCCGAGCATCCGCGAGTGGGCGGAGCGGCGTGTCGCTTTCGCGCTGGGTCAGTTCGCGGGGCACGTGCGGTGCGTGCGGATCCGGGTCGCGGACCAGAACGGCCCGCGGGGCGGGGCGGACCAGCGGTGCGTGATGGTGGCGCCGGTGGCGAGGCTGGGCCCGGTTTCGGCCGAGGTGACCGACGCGGACCTGTACCGGGCGATCAGCCGGGCGGCGGACCGGCTGGGGCGGCGGGTGCGGGCGCTGCTGGACCGCGAGCGCACGGCGCGTCGCTACGGACTGTCGGATTCGACGAAGCGGTTGGGCCGGTGA
- a CDS encoding TerC family protein translates to MMTLVLAEAGSWLTPMAWMYVGFIALVMVFLALDLGVFHRTAHVVSMREAATWTGVWFTAALLFNVFVYFAYEGHWLGIGTAVAQLDGGVRDVGGLEAAKLYLTGYIVEKSLAMDNVFVIAMIFSYFAVPAIYQHRVLFWGILGALIMRGAMIAVGAALIQQFSWIIYVFGGFLILTALKMALVKSDGIDPEKNPLVRLVKRFYPVSPRYEGDHFFTRVNGARAVTPLLLALVMVEFTDVIFAVDSIPAIFAITADPFLVFTSNIFAILGLRSLYFCLASLIDRFQYLKPALIAILFFVGVKMMLVHTTFKVDTTVSLLVVLGILAAGVVTSLMRSPRAVQRGAELPPRTDAVRQG, encoded by the coding sequence ATGATGACGCTGGTGCTTGCTGAGGCTGGGAGCTGGTTGACCCCGATGGCGTGGATGTACGTGGGGTTCATCGCTCTGGTGATGGTGTTCCTGGCGCTTGACCTGGGGGTGTTCCACCGTACGGCGCACGTGGTGTCGATGCGGGAGGCGGCGACATGGACGGGCGTGTGGTTCACGGCCGCGCTGCTTTTCAACGTGTTTGTCTACTTCGCGTACGAGGGGCACTGGCTGGGCATCGGAACGGCGGTGGCGCAGCTGGACGGGGGCGTGCGGGATGTGGGCGGCCTGGAGGCGGCGAAGCTGTACCTGACGGGGTACATCGTGGAAAAGTCGCTGGCGATGGACAACGTGTTCGTCATCGCGATGATCTTTTCGTACTTCGCGGTGCCGGCGATCTATCAGCACCGGGTGCTGTTCTGGGGGATCCTGGGCGCTCTGATCATGCGCGGCGCCATGATCGCGGTTGGGGCGGCGCTGATCCAGCAGTTCTCGTGGATTATCTATGTGTTCGGCGGATTCCTGATCCTGACGGCGCTCAAGATGGCGCTGGTCAAGAGCGACGGCATCGACCCGGAGAAGAACCCGCTGGTGCGGCTGGTGAAGCGGTTCTACCCGGTGAGCCCCAGGTACGAGGGCGACCACTTCTTCACGCGGGTGAACGGGGCGCGGGCGGTGACGCCGCTGCTCCTGGCGCTCGTGATGGTGGAGTTCACGGATGTCATCTTCGCGGTGGACTCGATCCCGGCGATCTTCGCGATCACGGCGGACCCGTTCCTGGTCTTCACTTCGAACATCTTCGCAATCCTGGGGCTGCGGTCGCTGTACTTCTGCCTGGCGAGCCTGATCGACAGGTTCCAGTACCTCAAGCCGGCGCTGATCGCGATCCTGTTCTTCGTGGGCGTGAAGATGATGCTGGTGCACACGACGTTCAAGGTCGATACGACGGTGTCGCTGCTGGTGGTGCTGGGGATTCTGGCGGCGGGAGTGGTGACATCGCTGATGCGCTCGCCGCGGGCGGTGCAGCGCGGGGCGGAACTGCCCCCTCGGACTGACGCGGTGCGTCAGGGGTAG